In Anolis carolinensis isolate JA03-04 chromosome 4, rAnoCar3.1.pri, whole genome shotgun sequence, the genomic window ggtgatcttgggcaagtcaccttCCATCAGCCTCAGAGTGAGACCAAGGCTTGCAACCCATCCTTGAACAAGTCTTGACAAGAGAATGTTGTGTTAGGGTCATTGTATGTCAGAAAAagcatgaaggcacacaagaaaaaCAGGGTCTTGGAGAGCATGGCATAAGTCCACCTGACTACTTAAAGACTTAACCCCAAAGGGAGGCACAGAGAGAGCCATCTTTCCAGCACTTTTGTCATGGGTACTTCTTCCTGCTCTATTTGTAGTCTCCTTCTGACGTCTCCACATAGTTgaatctctcctcctcccttcattTGGTCTCTTTCTTCCTCCACTCTTCCTCAAAGAAAACCCAAAGATCTTACATATATTGTATCTTTTACTTAtggcatttttctttttcctcttctttatcTTCCAGCTCCCACATCACCCATTCAGGTTTGAGACCCCAGATTCTGTTGTCTCTTTTATTTTGAACTTAATTTGGTGAGGCAATGAATGACATAGAGTTTCcaggtttcaggtatccactgaAATCTCACGAAATTGCTAAGCTTTACCAGGTTTCCAGGCAAGCAGACACATCTGGGGTTGGGAGGTGCTGAATGGGAAGATTTTCTTGTGTGAGGTGGCTTTAAACTTGGTTATTCATCTCCTCCCCACTCCCAACTGGAGTCAGGACTTACTGGCTCAGTGCaaatatgagtgtgtgtgtatgtttcacTTGAGCAAGGAACAAGGGGAAAGGAGCAGGctggaggagagaagagagggggagggagggaggggatttGGGCATGTGGAGCAAAGATCCCATTGAGAACAAGACAGAAAGTGCAATGTTCAGGTTTAATGTCGTAAACAAATTATTTAACTGAAGGAAACTGGTTCCATTTTGGAGAAGAATATGCTTGGTAAGTTAGAAACACCTTGTGGGTAGTCATCGGATGTGCCCTTGATTTATCTTTGTGATGATCAGTTTTTTTAGAATACATTTGGATGCAAATGCTGTCCTTTTTAGATGAAAACCagatgaaataaaaaatagctcatGAAGAAGAATGATTCTTCTGAAGATTTTGAATGGACTTCAGGTTCATGGAATAATTGTATCTTACTTGACAAGATTTGGATGTGAAGTAAATTGCATGAACTTTTGTAATTATTTCTACATGTGCCTATAtaaataaagggtaaaggtttcccctgacattaagtccagtcgtgtccgactctgggggttggtgctcatctccatttctaagccgaagagccggcgttgtccatagacacctccaagatcatgtggccggcatgactgcatggaacaccattaccttcccgccagagcggtacctattgatctactcacgtttgcatgttttcgaactgctacgttggcaggagctggagttaacagcgggcgctcactccgctctctgggtttgaacctgggacctttcggtctgcaagttcagcagctcagcgctttaacacactgcgccaccggaggctccgcctATATAAATAGCATTGGCAAATTTTATGGAGATTTCTGTGCTTGGTGATGCCTCTCAGAAATGCTTGGGAATCTTTATTATTCATTACCTTCAAACTACTCAGTGTAATACTATAGCCACTACTAATTTGTGTTATGACTACAAGTTGAGAGATTTAATCAGTTTGACTTCTAGTATATGAAGTTGGTATACAGTATATGGTGACAAGCTTGGGAGagctttgtttaaaatatttaagagATTATATGCTTAGGTCAATTTATGAAGCATATTTACCTTGTCACCAAATCAACAAGCATACCTATTTACATAGAAACCAATTATTTAGGACTGATACAAAAAGATACTATCTCTATTGACTATCAAATGTTAGCGATAAAAGATTAAGAATTTTCATTCAGTGTTTGTCCTCAAACAAATTTCTAAATGTTGCTTATAAAACCATAACAAGGTTTTGTCAGGGCATATTGGCATTAAATACAGAATTAAGTCCATATTTTTGCACTTAAAACCAGCCTATATTCTCTAATGGGGGTAGCTTGCATGTGTGGGAATAGGCTTAGGTCACAGGGTTTATGAAACATATGCAATTGCATTTTTTGATGTGGTTTGATGTTAACATTGTCTCTTTGGGTAGATGTCCACTCCATGGCAACGCtagcaagaaaaaacaaaacttgCCATTTTAACTTCTGTTTCTCATTTTTCCCCCTCCCAGGATGTTATTCCCTACTTCAGGATGAATGAATGCCACTACGATAAGCGTATGGACTTTTTTTATAACAGGAGTAATGCAGCCACAGCAGATGAATGGTCAGGAACATCCCTCGTCATTGTTTTATGCTTTGGGACTTTCTTTTGcctcttcattttcctttcaaattCACTGGTCATAGCGGCTGTGGTCAAAAACAAGAAATTTCACTTCCCATTCTACTACTTGTTAGCCAACCTAGCAGCGGCAGACTTTTTTGCTGGCATTGCCTACGTGTTTTTGATGTTCAACACTGGCCCAGTCTCAAAAACATTAACTGTCAATCGGTGGTTTCTGCGCCAGGGGCTTTTGGATACAAGCCTGACAGCTTCTCTGGCCAATTTGTTAGTCATTGCTGTGGAGCGGCACTTGTCTGTTGTTCGGATGAGGGTCCACAGTAACCTCACAAAGAAGAGGGTCACTTTTTTCATCCTGTTGATCTGGGCCATAGCCATTTTCATGGGTGCAGTGCCCACGTTGGGATGGAACTGTCTTTGTGACATTTCAACCTGCTCTTCCCTGGCTCCTATTTATAGTAGGAGTTACTTGATATTCTGGACAGTCTCCAACCTGGGAGTTTTCTTCATCATGGTGGTGGTGTACATAAGAATCTACATGTACGTCCAGAGGAAAACCAACGTTTTGTCCCCACACACAAGTGGATCCATCAGCCGCAGGAGAACTCCAATGAAGCTTATGAAGACTGTCATGGCGGTGTTAGGTAAGATGATATGCACAGTGGGGCTTATAAATCACTATTCCTCTTCAGACACATAGTATCTCCTGGATGACTCTTCTATTGAGATAGGTTCCCATTTCTGTTTGCTATACTGCTCTTCAAATGATTAGACTCCATTCAGTCTTCATCTGATCTATCACCTGACACGAGAAAGGAATCTTACTAGGACCTATTCATTTCATTTGTATTAATCTTTGAATGTGCAGCTATATACTGTGGGAGGGCTGCTTACAAATACTGACCTATCACTAAACTTTACACACCAACTTACTTGCTGCTTGTGAATTATCACCAGTTCTAATATATTTAGacattctgttttaatttattttgtaagGCACTTTGGGTCTCATTTGGGGGAAATACAAACAAGatgtaaagaaataaaaaaataaaaaataatgaagtgTCTCTATTCTATTCTGTTCACAGTATAATTTGGAGGCATTTGCATGCAGACTGAGTTTGGAGGAGAGGCTTTTTCAGGAAATTTCCAAGGTTTGAATTAGACATGGTAGCTAGAGGTTGCCTTCTCTTGACTTATAGGACTGCAACCTTAGTCCTTATATTGCTTTGTTCCTAGTGTCCAGTTATCTGGCTTGGATTGTCTTGGCAAAGCTGCAGGTGATCCTTGAAGGACTTCTTATACATGAgtagctgttgttgtgtgccttcaaatcattcccAGCTTCTGGTGATCCTTAGGAGACCCTATCActaggttttctgggctgtgtatgtgtgacttgccaaaggccaccaagtgggtttccatagctcaaCAGGGAACTGAACTCTGGCCTTAAacaatcaaaccactacaccatactggctgtATATGTCTACAAATTCAGTGCCAGGCTTACATTCTCACTTGACTGGAAGTCTACAATGATACAATgcattaacttttttttttataatgttACAGAATAGAATAAAGTCCTTGGGCATGAGAAGTTGAGTGGGTGTTCATAAATAGCAAGCAAAATGAAGGTTGGTGTGAAAAGTCTTGTGGCTGCTTGTAAGATGTTGAACAGCTTCTTTCATAACTTTCAAATATGCCAAGTGCTCTGCTTTTCAGTGCTGCCTCCTTGACAGGAGATAACAAAAGAAGGCATTGCTCTGCTGTGCGGGAGACCATTCCTGTTGCTATTGTAACCGTTCTGAGATAACAGGAATACAGACTATCCTTCTGTTTTCCCAGCAAAAGTCTGTAGATGTAGCCAGCTTATTTGCCTAATGCTATGATCAAGGATACTATTTCTTCACTCTCTCCGGAGCCAAACTTGTCCTTGAAGATTTTGATTTAAACATAGGGAGAAAAATCCATCCATTTGACCCAGTGGTCTGACACAGTGAAATAGACATCTAGATATCTAGAAAGTACTGTTTCCACTGTGAGCCGTTGTTTTACTAATCCAAGTAGTAACATTAATGTATCCCTAATCTGATTTTGCATAGTATATGAACAATTGCATCTGAGAAACAGAGCACATGGTTTGTGTGAATAAAGTTTGGAGTTCCATTTCTGTTCTTTTCccagtttaaaataataacaccatgtaacatgatttttattcctggcatataaatgtcatttcctaattgattatatcataaaacatggaaaaagtttattaatctGCAAAAACTTTGGCATGATAAAGGTTAGACAGTCCTGGTAGGCACTGTGGCACCCCACTTCTGGGAGTGAAGGGTGGACTTCTGTAACAATCTCCATAAGTTTTTGTGACTCAGGAGATTGTAAAAGGGGGCTCTCCTTGGGGCTGGATTGAGGGTTCCCACTGGAATGAGGGTTTGGGAGGGAATGCCCTCAGGACGGCCTTCCAGTTAAGATTGGCCAAAGTGTGCAGCCAAAGATTTTTGGGTGGCCCTCAGGATTTAAGGGGCTCGCCCAAATATTTCTTTGGTAgtggtcagagggagtgacacctggGCCAGGGATAGTTCTCACTATGTGGTTTATAACCCAAAGAGTTATTTTCTTACAGGTTAATTCCCCTTAATTGTGTTTTTGTTCACAGGTTCTTCCAGAAGTTCtagaaaataaatacatacagtaaATAGGTCAGGAAATGGTCCTTTAGATCCATTTTCCTATGTCCTATTTTCTTTATTTCGTGGTGGGAATTCAATACGTCTTAGGTCAGTATTTTAACTTGGTACACAGCAGGTTCTAATGTTCCCAATTCGTCAGGATCTGTAAGGTAAAACAAAACCATTAAGAGTGTCCTTGGAGATTAAAATCCTACCAGTTCTTCCCTACTTCTCTTCTAGCTCAATGTACATTTCTGTTTCTTATTATTCTTGCCTGTTTGTTATCCTGGGAGAAATGCTATAGATGCCAGAACCAGCATAATCCCAGTTAAAATATTTCCTTAAATTAAGGAAACACTACTAATAATACAGAGAGTATGCAGGGTATATtgacttgagtgttggactctggagatcgggattcaaatccccactcagccacaaaaCCAACTGGATGACTTGGAGCAAGTCCAAGTCTCctagcctcaggggaaggcaacagcaaacctcttcaaaacaaatcctgccaagaaaggcCTGTGATAGGTTCTCCTCAGGGTTGCCATAgcctggaaataacttgaaggcacagaagaaCAACATACTTAGCAGTGGCATGAAAAGCTATGGTTTTCTAGACAGACAGAATGGCCCCTAAGTATATATATAGCTGCTCCACCAATCTATATTTCAGAGGCttcatctaagggcccttccacacagtcatataactcagaatatcaaggcagaataacctatgatatttgctttgaactgcattggcCAGTACAGACCGCAGCCATAGTGGGTTTGCCACACACCTTCCCAGTAGATTTCTGaacaaacccactaacaaattaatttgctacaaagcagagttttcctgctttgtggcaaaAACATTCGTGATTTCATGGGCGGCATCTGTATGGCCCCCGCTAATATCTGGGAGAGCACATATTTTGTGCCCGGTCTGGATGCGCCTTGAGATAATAAGGTTGGTAGCACAAACTTTTCTATACTAAGTACAGGTTCAGAATGCCTTAGCCAAAATGCTTGGTATctaaagtgtttgggatttttgatttttgaaatacttgtatttgcatatgcatacataatgaagtctaaacatgaaataacTTTATATTTTACATGTCCCTTATAAATAACTTGAATGTatctatacacaatattttaaaattattttgcgtATGAAACAAAATTTGGTTACATTGAAccgtcagaaagcaaagatgttgcTATCTCAGTCATTCAAGCAGGCTATTTTGTATTTGAGATTTGAGTACTCTGGATAAGGGATTACTCAACCCGAATATTTCCTCAGACAAAAATACTATGGCATGGATGATCCTTCCTTTGGTATTCTATGTGATATTTACATACTTGAGGATCTTATACCTTCATCCAGTTCCTTCATTTTAATATAGATGTACTTTGCTACATTTCACTTTCCCATCTCTCACCTTCCTCAGGCTCCTAGTTGTCAAAACATCCCCTTCCCATTGTGATGGGCACATCCTTGGCCTGCTTTTTCATGTGTAGAGTAGAATGGCAGCCATTCACTTTTATGAAAGATAAAAAAGATGTATTTGTTAGATGTTGATCATTAAAAGAAATTTGTGTTGTGCTCTAGATTTCATCCTTTTGACTTTGTTTATCCTACCCCAAATTTCCCTCTTATATTACGGCACTTTATCTACCTCATCAGGTTTTAATCATGCACTCCTTGCACCACCACCCAGCCTTTTACTATTTTAACTgcagtattgtttttatttggcagTTCTATTTgccattatattattgtttaaaatggtggtttaatttgtgttaaatgtcaatgatgtttgttttattgtgaattgtattttatcttgtacaatgtggaaatttgggcttggccccatgttagctgccctgagtccctgtggggagatggaggcggggtacaaaaataaagtagtagtagtagtagtagttgttgttgttgttattatttgactTCAGGATTCAGTAGTTGTTCAACTGAGCTAGCCTTTTTCTGCATAAGCCAAGGGTCCAAGTCCAGTTGCTCATTCCATTTAAATAGACTGATTGAATCAATTATTAATGgtgatttaatatttatataaatactaATTAATATTAAGGAtcggaagggaaagggaagaaaagattTAAAGGCCAAGCTAAGGCGAAGGCTAAGGATTAAAAAGgctaaaataaacaacaaatcaaaGCTAGGAAGATGGCGGAGTACTGACCTTGGGGGAAGATAAGATAAGAGCCCTCCTTCTTGTAAACAAAGTGAGCTGCAGCGGAAAGCCCCGTTGGAAGAAACCGGAAATAACGCAGAAGGGAAACCACGCgagagaaaggagggggaaaggacGTGACGTGAAGAAGGGCAGAAGAAGCTTAGACGAGGGGGAGACAGAAAGGGCGGAAGCAAAAGGAAAGAACAGAAGAAACCCACAAAGGAGAGGCAGGAAACGCCAGCAGGAttgagaggaggaaaaaaaagggagaaagggagaagcgGAGAAGGTGAATCTCCGAAAGGtaaagtggaagaaaaaaaaaaattctgggtagggaagaaggagagactaaggaaagaCTAAAgcttaaataaataatagaaataggTGTTGGGAATTCCCCAAAAGAAACGGCAAGATAGTAAAGACAAAGGTCCCCCAAGGGGAaacagaggaaagaaagaaagaccaatAATAAAGAGATACAAAGAGATATAAAGACACAAGTAAGTGGAGGAAGGTGAGGAAAGTATAATAGGTAACTTGGGGAACTGTATGACTAATGTGAAACTACCAAAAAGAGGGAAGACTTATAGGGGCGGATTGACAGAATAAGCAACTATATAAGAAAGCATACACGAGTGGAAATTTTGCCTAACTAACCCTATTGATATTCAAATTAATTATTACTAGCACGAAAAgaacatttgaagaaaaaaataaataaaaatactcagAGAACAAGATGGCaacatttaaatttaaatcagaCAGAGAAATAAAAGACTCAAGAGGTGCGATCAGAAGACCATCCCTGAATGAGGAAATGAACCTGAAGGATATGATGAAAGACATGATGAGAGAGATTCAGAAAATTCAGGAGAAGCAAGACGTATACCAGAaaattcaacaggaacaaatgtcggattttaaaaaggagattaaAGAAGAATTGGGGATAATGAAGAGTGAGATTACAACATTACAACAGGAAATAAAGGAtctgaaaaatgaaaagaaagaactaaAGATAACTCAAGAAAAGACCCAATATAAACTAAAAGAACTagagagaaaaaatgaaaaaataaacgcAAAACAAGAAGCCATGGAGGCAAGAGAATTGGAACATCAATTAAGAATGAGAAATATACCGGAAGAGCCAGGAGAAAACATAAGAGAGAAAGTAATAGAGATACTAATGAAACTTCTGGACTGCTCCGAACAGGAGATACAAGCACAAATGGACAGAACGTACAGGATCAACACAAATTTCTCAAGAAGAAACAAAACCCCGAGAGACGTGATAGTACACCTTACAAAGAAAATTGCAAGAGATGAAATATTgagaataaataacaaaaaacagatATTCTACAAAGAGACAAAAATAGCGATATTGAAGGAAGTaccaaatacaataataaatagaaggaaaaaatatacctTCCTGACAGAAGAATTGAAGCAACAGAAGGCGAGATACAggtgggaaagagaagaaggattaATGACAACGTATAAAGGTCAAAGGTATTGGATCACAACAGAAGAAAGAGCCCGAGAATTTTACAACACAATAAGAAAGGAGAAGGATGAAGAAtctgaaaggaaacaaaaagagaagaaaaaaccaAAGAGACAACCTATAGAGTCACCCGAAAAAGATGATTTGGACATAAAAGAATGCAGACTGAACCTAAGGGGAAACATGGAACTTACGAATttaggaaaagtggaagaaagaCAGGTGGAAGAGGAACAAGAGGATAGaatgagagaagaagaggaggaagaggacgagACAGAAGCAGTGGGTGATAAGGACGAAGATAAATATGAGTGAACTTAAAATTTATTCAAACAATATTAACGGACTAAATTCGGCAACAAAAAGGAATAAAGTATTTAATGagctaaagaaaaaaagatatcaaATTATTGCTCTACAAGAGACCCACATAAACCAAAAACAcgttaaatatctggaggaaaaaaaactggGACAATGCTTTTATGCCTcggcattagaaaaaaaaaagggggtagTGATGTATGTAGAAAGGAGAATACCAGCTAAATTAGCTTTTAAGGATGAGGAGGGTAGATTCATAGGAGTAAAAATAACGATTCAGGGAATAGATATattaatatgtaacatatatgcaCCTAACGGAGCAAAGTCAGCATTTACAGAAAAACTAAAAGGCAGTATTAATGATCAAGAATATGAACATTTAGTATTAATAGGAGATTTCAATGGTGTAGTAGAGGGGGAAATAGATAGGAGTAAAGTAGCGAAGAAAGGgaaaagtaaaaataatatagGAAATTTACCAAAAACAATGATGAACATGATGAAGGAACTAAACATTCAGGATAGTTGGAGAATAAAACATGAAGGAGTAAGGGATTTTACTTTTTTCTCGACCAGACATCAAAGCTGGTCGAGAATCGATATGGCGTGGGTGTCAAAGTCCTTAATaccaaaaataagaaaaacagtGATATTGCCAAGGTTAGATTCAGACCACTGCCCATTAGAACTAGAGATATTCTACAATAAAAAAGAATGGAAGTGGAGGTTAGATGaaaatttattgaagaaagaggaagatattGAAAGAATAAGGAAAGTAATACAAGAATATTTCGAGATAAATGACACAACAGAGATAGACTTATTTACATTGTGGGAGGCAAGCAAAGTAGTAGTAAGAGGGAGATTTATCcaacaaaaagcaattaaaaagaaggaaagattaaaaaaaatgaacaagataattgaagaaataaaaaaggaagaaattaggtCAAAATCAAACCCAAGAAACAAGGATACCCAGAGGAACATAGAAATCTTACAAAAACAAAGGGAATATTTGATAATGGAGGAAAGGGCTAATAAACTGAAATTTATAAAGCAAGATTTCTTTCAAAACGCAAATAAACCGGGAAGATGGATGTCTAATAGaattaaggaaagaaaggaaagtaaatatgtaacaaaaataaaagaaggggacaaaatatatacaaaggagGAAGACATAAAAACCCAATTCCAAAAGTTTTACGAAACACTCTACCAAAAAGAACAAATAGAtgaggagaaaataatgaaatacataGAAGAGAGAAAAGTGACCAAAATCTCAGAAAAACAAAGAGAGGAACTAAATAGGGAAATTACAGAGCAGGAGATAAAGAAGGCAATACAAAATTTGAAACCTAATAAGGCCCCAGGCCCAGATGGGCTAACAGCAGTATATTATAAAACCTTCGGCCAAGAGCTAATACCATActtgaaaaaaattatgaataggATCAGAGAAATTGCAAAAATGCCGGAAACATGGAAACAAGCAAACATATGTACAATACATAAAGAAAATTCGGAcccagaaaaaattaaaaattacaggcCAATTTCACTATTAAATttggattataaaatttttagcaatataatagcggaaagatttaaaaactttttaaaaaattggataaaagaagaacaaacgGGGTTTTTGCCCAATAGACACCAAAGAGAAAATGTAAGAACCATCATTGACTTgattgaatattatgaaataaaaaatcaaaaaaaagtTCTTTTACTGGCCCTCGACGCtgagaaagctttcgacaatgtaAATTGGTCctttttcaaattattaataaGGGAAATGGATATAGGttattatttccaaaatacaATTGAAGCAATATACACCTCACAAAAGGCAAAAATACTAATTAACGACCGAGAAAcgaaagatataaatatagagaaaGGAACTAGGCAAGGCTGCCCCTTATCACCATTAATATTCATTTTAACACTGGAGATACTATTAAATAGAATAAGGGAGGAAGAGGAACTGAAAGgagcaaaaatacagaattatgAATACAAAATCAGAGCCTTCGCGGATGATATTATATGTGTAATAGAAGACCCGGACACAAAACTAGGAAAATGGCTAGAGATAATAAGAGAATTCGGAGCAGtagcaggatttaaaataaatttggaaaaaacGAAAGCAATTaccaaaaatataacaaagaaggaacaagaaacgttaatgaaaaaatggaatatccaaatcgccaccaaaataaaatatctaggaataatTATAACCCAGAAAAACTCTCAGCTACTTGAAAATAACTATCTAACAAAGTGGAAAGAGatgaagaaggaaatggagaTTTGGGGGAAGCTAAAACTTTCACTGTTAGGCAGAATAGCATGTATAAAAATGAGTATTTTACCAAAAATGATATTCTTATTTCAGAATCTGCCGATAATTAGAAACCAAAAGACCCTTAAAGAGTGGAATAGGGACATAATGAAATTCATATGGCAAAAAAAGAAACCGAGAATAAAGCTGAAATATATGATCCAGAAAAAGAACAGGGGTGGTCTAGCGACACCAGACTTAAAACTTTATTTTGAAGCATCGGCTTTAATGTGGGTACGAGATTggacaaaattagaaaataataaattgctAAATTTGGAAGGAATAAATTTAAGATTGGGTTGGCacgcatacctatggtatgggaAATCCAAAATTGAGAAAGAATTTAATAATCATTTTATACGCTCAGCAATtcttaaaatttgggaaaaatacaaaaagaaattatatGACAAAACGCCTTTATGGGTTTCTCCCCTAGAAGCATCGCAGAGAAGACTACTGGGATGGCACAACTGGCCAAATTATAAAGAATTATTAGTAAAACAGAATGGAGAATGGGAAATGAGACCCCAACAGGAactgagagaaataaataaaaagatttccTGGTATCAGATATGGCAggtaaaagaacattttaagacAGACAAACAAGTAGGTTTTGAGGAGCAAaatacattttgggaaaaaataacacaaacagacagaaaaataataacaaaaatttataaaaaattaatagaatgggaaacagaaaaagaggaggaaaaatcatatatgaccagatggaatgaaaatataggcaggaagattaggaaagaagaatgggaaggaatCTGGAGGGAGAAACTGAAATATAGCTATGCAACAGATCTAAAGGAGAATTGGATTAAGATGGCCTATAGATGGCACatgacaccacaaaaattaggaaaatgttataaaaacgtaaaaaaaaattgttggaagTGTGAGAAGATTGAGGGCACatactaccatatgtggtggggatgtgaaAAAGCCAAGatatattggaagaaaattaGGGGAGACATAGAAAAGATATTAGAGATAAAACTGCCAATGAAACCGGAAATATGGTTACTAGGAATAACGgaacaaaaactagaaaaaaataaagataaattattatttctgctaaCGACGGCAGCAAGGATATGCTACGCGAGGATTTGGAAGAATCCTGAAATCc contains:
- the lpar3 gene encoding lysophosphatidic acid receptor 3, which translates into the protein MNECHYDKRMDFFYNRSNAATADEWSGTSLVIVLCFGTFFCLFIFLSNSLVIAAVVKNKKFHFPFYYLLANLAAADFFAGIAYVFLMFNTGPVSKTLTVNRWFLRQGLLDTSLTASLANLLVIAVERHLSVVRMRVHSNLTKKRVTFFILLIWAIAIFMGAVPTLGWNCLCDISTCSSLAPIYSRSYLIFWTVSNLGVFFIMVVVYIRIYMYVQRKTNVLSPHTSGSISRRRTPMKLMKTVMAVLGAFVVCWTPGLVVLLLDGLNCTHCEVQNVKRWFLLLALLNSVMNPIIYSFKDDEMSSTMRRMICCSFEDRNQERRSSRIPSTVFNRSTDSSSQYFENGIGQGIITSKENA